Proteins encoded within one genomic window of Mesorhizobium sp. AR10:
- a CDS encoding EAL domain-containing protein, with amino-acid sequence MTGRHDRRRNVDEVIFADEVGIEYGVYGEFRLKSAYQPIFAPRGRFLKAVAVEGLVEPQRASRPVAPPVFFDGVPASDRLFVETMCRMLHLRNFRNIGVDGLDLFFNYNPLINDHLGRALAEIRLMTRHLGELGLYPAMLVCEITEQAADDKVLVGLVREMRRDGIRIAIDDFGTGHSTEERMALLAPDIVKIDGAWFAEFCRHAAAERFFRPLVSMLHDRGAKVLVEGIEQSVHLRVALDGGVDLLQGFHLARPALAGTIFNEEPLAIDVLLGMDNKVVPLHQRR; translated from the coding sequence ATGACCGGTCGGCATGACAGGCGTCGCAATGTCGATGAGGTGATCTTTGCCGATGAGGTCGGCATCGAATACGGCGTCTATGGCGAATTCCGGCTTAAGAGCGCCTATCAGCCGATCTTCGCGCCGCGCGGCCGGTTCTTGAAAGCTGTCGCGGTCGAAGGTCTGGTCGAGCCGCAGCGCGCCTCGAGGCCGGTTGCGCCGCCGGTGTTCTTCGACGGCGTTCCGGCATCGGATCGCCTGTTTGTCGAAACCATGTGCCGGATGCTGCACCTGAGGAATTTCCGCAACATCGGCGTCGACGGGCTCGACCTGTTCTTCAACTACAACCCGCTGATCAACGACCATCTCGGCCGCGCGCTGGCCGAAATCCGGCTGATGACCCGGCATCTCGGCGAGCTCGGCCTGTACCCGGCCATGCTGGTCTGCGAGATCACCGAGCAGGCGGCCGACGACAAGGTTCTCGTCGGCCTGGTCCGCGAGATGCGGCGCGACGGCATTCGCATCGCCATCGACGATTTCGGCACCGGCCACTCGACGGAAGAACGGATGGCCCTTCTGGCTCCCGACATCGTCAAGATCGATGGCGCCTGGTTTGCGGAATTCTGCCGCCATGCCGCTGCCGAACGGTTCTTTCGTCCGCTCGTATCGATGCTGCACGATCGCGGCGCCAAGGTGCTGGTCGAGGGGATCGAGCAATCCGTGCACCTTCGCGTCGCGCTGGACGGTGGCGTCGACCTGTTGCAAGGATTCCATCTCGCCAGGCCGGCGCTGGCCGGCACGATCTTCAATGAAGAGCCGCTGGCCATCGACGTGCTGCTGGGCATGGACAACAAGGTCGTCCCGTTGCATCAGCGCCGCTGA
- a CDS encoding glutathione S-transferase family protein, translating to MTILYGMIDSGNCYKPRLLMAKLGLAFTNVEVSSHTGETRKADYVAKNPNAMVPLLELDDGRRLAESNAILLYLAEGTRFLPTDRYERALAYQWLFFEQYSHEPYIAVRKALLTFPERAADATPERLAVTLERGNKALGVMNKNLAEHAFFAGDALSIADIALYAYTHTAQMGGFQLDAYPAVTAWLKRVEADPGHVPIEWLP from the coding sequence GTGACCATACTTTACGGGATGATCGACAGTGGCAATTGCTACAAGCCGCGCCTGTTGATGGCCAAGCTCGGCCTCGCCTTCACCAATGTCGAGGTGAGTTCGCATACCGGCGAGACGCGCAAGGCCGACTATGTCGCCAAGAACCCCAATGCCATGGTGCCGCTGCTGGAACTCGACGATGGCCGGCGGCTCGCCGAATCCAACGCCATCCTGCTCTATCTCGCCGAAGGCACACGCTTCCTGCCAACCGACAGATACGAGCGGGCGCTGGCTTATCAGTGGCTGTTTTTCGAGCAGTACAGCCACGAGCCCTATATTGCGGTGCGCAAGGCGTTGCTGACCTTCCCGGAAAGAGCCGCGGATGCGACGCCGGAGCGGCTGGCGGTAACGCTGGAGCGCGGCAACAAGGCGCTCGGGGTGATGAACAAGAATCTGGCCGAGCATGCGTTCTTCGCCGGCGATGCGCTGAGCATCGCCGACATCGCACTCTATGCCTATACGCATACGGCGCAGATGGGCGGCTTCCAGCTTGACGCCTATCCGGCGGTCACCGCCTGGCTGAAACGGGTCGAGGCGGACCCGGGACATGTGCCGATCGAATGGCTGCCTTGA
- a CDS encoding cold-shock protein — protein sequence MATGTVKWFNSTKGFGFIQPDNGGADVFVHISAVERAGLSTLVEGQKINFEIEQDRRTGKSSAGSLSKAA from the coding sequence ATGGCAACTGGTACGGTCAAGTGGTTTAACTCCACCAAGGGCTTCGGCTTCATCCAGCCTGACAATGGCGGCGCGGACGTTTTCGTCCACATCTCCGCTGTCGAGCGCGCTGGGCTGTCGACCCTGGTCGAAGGCCAGAAGATCAACTTCGAGATCGAGCAGGACCGCCGCACTGGCAAGTCGTCCGCTGGATCTCTGAGCAAGGCGGCCTGA
- a CDS encoding transglycosylase SLT domain-containing protein has product MPAKFIFPAIGVILGAAALSGCTSTSQTVPAPGFTQTSAAAGTDAGFTLALPDTVSVLPESSGIAPVQTAALPVQTAVDPTEVPAQPAAFAGPTPLAATAPSAMTASAAPVYATAAVAMPVTGQAAAVPGGKTVVMPGVQQAAYVVPQNPSALLSTSPTQEYSTGPRGEIERLIDKYAALYQVPVDLVRHVVNRESTFNPKAYNRGHWGLMQIKHATARGMGYLGPASGLFDAETNLKYAVKYLRGAWLVSGGNAKRADQLYQSGYYYDAKRKGLLEETGLGRDRSTRRRLQPDA; this is encoded by the coding sequence TTGCCAGCAAAATTCATCTTTCCCGCCATCGGCGTGATACTTGGTGCCGCCGCCCTCAGCGGCTGCACCTCGACCTCGCAGACGGTGCCGGCGCCCGGCTTCACCCAAACCTCTGCTGCGGCAGGAACCGATGCCGGCTTTACGCTGGCGCTGCCAGATACGGTTTCGGTCCTGCCGGAATCGTCCGGTATCGCGCCGGTGCAGACGGCGGCGCTGCCTGTCCAGACGGCTGTCGACCCTACCGAGGTGCCAGCCCAGCCCGCCGCCTTTGCCGGCCCGACGCCTTTGGCCGCCACGGCGCCGTCGGCGATGACGGCAAGTGCTGCACCCGTCTATGCGACGGCCGCAGTCGCCATGCCGGTTACCGGCCAGGCAGCTGCCGTTCCAGGCGGCAAGACAGTCGTCATGCCCGGCGTTCAGCAGGCCGCCTATGTCGTGCCACAAAACCCGTCGGCCTTGCTTTCGACCAGCCCCACTCAGGAATACTCGACAGGACCGCGCGGCGAGATCGAGCGGCTGATCGACAAATATGCCGCGCTCTATCAGGTGCCGGTGGATCTGGTGCGCCATGTCGTCAACCGCGAGAGCACCTTCAACCCGAAAGCCTACAATCGCGGCCATTGGGGGCTGATGCAGATCAAGCATGCGACCGCGCGCGGCATGGGCTATCTGGGACCGGCAAGCGGCCTGTTCGACGCCGAGACCAATCTGAAATACGCGGTGAAATATCTGCGCGGCGCCTGGCTGGTGTCTGGCGGCAATGCCAAGCGCGCCGACCAGCTCTACCAGAGCGGCTATTACTACGACGCCAAGCGCAAGGGCCTGCTGGAAGAAACCGGCCTTGGCCGCGACCGCAGCACGCGCCGCCGCCTGCAACCCGATGCCTGA
- a CDS encoding cupin domain-containing protein, translating into MPKIDMSAVPARKGSPYPPPFDQPCATRTRWRLGDAGGLSDFGVNLMTLPPAGWSSQRHWHSHEDEFVYVLEGEVTLVEDGGETVLRAGDFATFAKNTGNGHHLINKSQGMAVYLEVGSRNPHDLTTCSDIDMMSSNADGRFVHKDGSLYPDQS; encoded by the coding sequence ATGCCCAAGATCGATATGTCAGCCGTTCCCGCGCGCAAGGGCTCGCCCTATCCACCGCCCTTCGATCAACCCTGTGCCACCCGTACGCGGTGGCGCTTGGGCGATGCCGGGGGCCTCAGCGATTTCGGCGTCAATCTGATGACCTTGCCGCCGGCCGGGTGGTCCAGCCAGCGCCACTGGCACAGCCACGAGGACGAGTTCGTCTATGTGCTCGAAGGCGAAGTGACGCTCGTCGAAGACGGCGGCGAGACGGTGCTGCGCGCGGGCGACTTCGCGACATTCGCGAAGAACACCGGCAATGGCCATCACCTGATCAACAAATCCCAGGGGATGGCCGTCTATCTGGAGGTGGGCTCGCGCAACCCGCACGACCTCACCACCTGCTCCGATATCGACATGATGAGTTCGAACGCCGACGGAAGGTTCGTGCACAAGGACGGCTCGCTGTATCCAGATCAGAGCTGA
- a CDS encoding DUF1476 domain-containing protein produces MSSMRDRQEGFEKKFAMDEETKFRAMARRNKLLGLWAAEKLGKSGADADAYAKEVVHSDFEEAGDDDVFRKVRADFDAAGVAQSDVQIRQAMNELLATAVEQIRTS; encoded by the coding sequence ATGAGCAGCATGAGAGACCGTCAGGAAGGCTTCGAAAAGAAGTTTGCCATGGACGAGGAAACGAAATTCAGGGCCATGGCGCGCCGCAACAAGCTGCTCGGCCTGTGGGCCGCCGAAAAGCTCGGCAAATCCGGTGCCGACGCCGACGCCTATGCGAAAGAGGTGGTGCATTCAGACTTCGAAGAGGCTGGCGACGACGATGTGTTCCGCAAGGTACGCGCCGATTTCGACGCGGCTGGCGTCGCCCAGTCGGATGTTCAGATTCGCCAGGCCATGAACGAGCTGCTGGCAACCGCGGTCGAGCAGATCAGAACGAGCTGA
- a CDS encoding type II toxin-antitoxin system RelE family toxin produces the protein MNHFATPSFWEAYGKLPSSIRTKANNRFAKLRADPFHPSLHFKQVGRYWSARVDQNYRAMAVRDRDDMVWFWIGTHSEYDRLLK, from the coding sequence GTGAATCACTTTGCCACTCCCTCTTTCTGGGAGGCCTACGGCAAACTACCCTCATCAATCAGGACAAAGGCGAACAACCGTTTCGCCAAGCTTCGCGCTGACCCGTTTCACCCGTCGCTGCATTTCAAACAAGTCGGACGTTATTGGTCGGCGCGAGTTGACCAGAACTACCGCGCCATGGCTGTCCGTGACCGCGACGACATGGTTTGGTTCTGGATCGGCACTCACTCGGAATATGACCGCCTTCTAAAATAG
- a CDS encoding RidA family protein, with amino-acid sequence MKKEVIEVPVMSAKVRALGLPCSTAVRANGFVFISATPPVDMVTGEMVRGDIETQTEASLKALKHCLEAADTSLENVVMVRIYAVNSGFYNAINRVYAKYFSTNPPARSFVPVASWPMEFDIEIECVAVA; translated from the coding sequence ATGAAGAAGGAAGTCATCGAAGTGCCTGTCATGTCGGCCAAGGTGCGGGCGCTCGGCCTGCCGTGCTCGACAGCGGTCAGGGCCAACGGCTTCGTGTTCATCTCGGCGACGCCGCCGGTCGACATGGTGACCGGCGAGATGGTGCGCGGCGACATCGAAACGCAGACCGAGGCATCGCTGAAGGCGCTGAAACACTGCCTGGAAGCGGCTGATACCTCGCTGGAAAACGTGGTGATGGTGCGCATCTACGCCGTCAATTCCGGCTTCTACAACGCCATCAATCGGGTCTATGCGAAGTATTTTTCGACCAACCCGCCGGCGCGCAGTTTTGTCCCGGTGGCGTCTTGGCCGATGGAGTTTGATATCGAGATTGAATGTGTGGCGGTGGCTTGA
- a CDS encoding EAL domain-containing protein: MSLSIGLAHHIIRQNDGTFTAVWGIYTLQSAFQPIFAFKEGKLSIVAFEGLIRPFRDGEPQSPMSFFNTCPAGDRLHIEALTRTLHLLNAGACLPEEASIFINFDPSVFTDRVIADNALRDMRLVLQEADIDPRRVVCEVTEQKSASQEALYSFVEALKANGFRIAVDDYGADESDINRIKELTPDIVKFDAHWITQLMESGAGFALLTAMVASFEQQGIRTVFEGIEESWQLELAEKSGASMVQGFVLARPELAPTSFRASGKDTQPPAEEADASKAPASLSATTPSGRPVKAFGRRTTR; the protein is encoded by the coding sequence GTGTCGCTCAGCATCGGGCTTGCCCACCACATCATCCGCCAGAATGACGGCACCTTCACCGCTGTCTGGGGCATCTATACGCTGCAGAGCGCCTTCCAGCCGATCTTCGCCTTCAAGGAGGGCAAGCTGTCGATCGTTGCGTTCGAGGGGCTTATCCGGCCGTTTCGCGACGGCGAGCCGCAGTCGCCGATGAGCTTTTTCAACACCTGTCCGGCGGGCGACCGCCTGCATATCGAGGCACTGACGCGGACATTGCATCTTCTCAACGCTGGCGCCTGCCTGCCGGAAGAGGCATCCATCTTCATCAATTTCGATCCGTCGGTGTTCACCGATCGGGTCATCGCCGACAATGCACTGCGCGACATGCGGCTGGTGCTGCAGGAGGCTGATATCGATCCGCGTCGGGTCGTCTGCGAGGTGACCGAGCAGAAGTCGGCGTCACAGGAAGCCCTCTACAGTTTCGTCGAAGCGCTCAAGGCCAATGGTTTTCGCATCGCTGTCGACGACTACGGCGCCGACGAGTCCGACATCAACCGCATCAAGGAACTCACGCCCGACATCGTCAAGTTCGATGCACACTGGATCACCCAACTGATGGAGTCCGGCGCGGGTTTTGCCCTGTTGACCGCCATGGTGGCGAGTTTCGAACAGCAAGGCATCCGCACCGTATTCGAGGGCATCGAGGAAAGCTGGCAGCTTGAACTGGCGGAAAAATCGGGAGCCTCGATGGTGCAGGGCTTCGTGCTGGCGCGACCCGAACTGGCGCCGACCAGTTTTCGCGCCTCCGGCAAGGACACGCAGCCGCCGGCAGAAGAGGCCGATGCAAGCAAGGCGCCTGCCAGCCTGAGCGCGACGACACCTTCGGGACGACCGGTGAAGGCGTTCGGGCGCAGGACGACGCGATGA
- a CDS encoding DUF6152 family protein — protein MQSPFKDIRSAALTAAVILAAGSAAYAHHGWSWTQDGFFELRGTITAIYIGNPHATLDVDAEGEAWRVEMAPPSRTIAAGFTEEVAKVGDEVTAIGNRSVDATEKRMKAVRIIVGGKTYDVYPDRVPPA, from the coding sequence ATGCAGTCACCTTTCAAGGACATTCGGAGCGCCGCGCTGACAGCGGCAGTGATCCTTGCCGCCGGCAGCGCAGCCTATGCCCATCACGGCTGGTCGTGGACGCAGGACGGGTTTTTCGAGCTCAGAGGCACGATCACCGCCATCTATATCGGCAATCCGCACGCCACGCTGGATGTCGACGCCGAGGGAGAGGCCTGGCGGGTGGAGATGGCGCCGCCATCCCGCACGATTGCCGCCGGCTTCACCGAGGAGGTTGCCAAAGTCGGCGACGAGGTGACCGCGATCGGCAACCGCTCGGTCGACGCGACCGAAAAGCGCATGAAAGCAGTCCGCATCATCGTCGGCGGCAAGACGTATGATGTCTATCCCGACCGCGTGCCGCCGGCGTAG
- a CDS encoding pyridoxal phosphate-dependent aminotransferase: MAFLADALSRVKPSATIAVTQKARELKNAGRDIIGLGAGEPDFDTPDNIKNAAIEAIRRGETKYPPVSGIVPLREAIAKKFKRENNLDYRPEQTIVGTGGKQILFNAFMATLNPGDEVIIPRPYWVSYPEMVAICGGTSAFADTSIDNGFKLTAAALEKAITPRTKWLLMNSPSNPSGAAYTESELRALADVLLKHPHVWVLTDDMYEHLIYGDFVFKTIAEVEPKLYERTLTMNGVSKAYAMTGWRIGYAAGPLALIKAMDMIQGQQTSGACTIAQWASVEALNGPQDFIAKNKAIFQGRRDLVVSMLNQARGITCPSPEGAFYVYPSCAQLIGKKTKAGTLIDTDETFCSELLEAEGVAVVFGSAFGLGPNFRISYATSEALLEEACTRIQRFTASLT, translated from the coding sequence ATGGCCTTTCTTGCCGACGCCCTTTCCCGCGTAAAGCCGTCCGCGACCATCGCGGTGACGCAGAAAGCGCGCGAGTTGAAAAACGCCGGCCGTGACATTATCGGGCTAGGTGCCGGCGAGCCGGATTTCGACACGCCCGACAACATCAAGAATGCCGCGATCGAGGCCATCCGGCGCGGCGAGACGAAGTATCCGCCGGTTTCCGGCATCGTGCCGTTGCGCGAGGCGATCGCCAAGAAATTCAAGCGCGAGAACAATCTCGACTACCGGCCGGAGCAGACCATTGTCGGCACCGGCGGCAAGCAGATCCTATTCAACGCCTTCATGGCGACGCTGAACCCCGGCGATGAGGTGATCATCCCGCGCCCCTATTGGGTCAGCTATCCCGAAATGGTGGCGATCTGCGGCGGCACCTCGGCCTTTGCCGACACCTCCATCGACAATGGCTTCAAGCTGACGGCGGCAGCATTGGAAAAGGCAATCACGCCGCGCACCAAATGGCTGTTGATGAACTCGCCGTCCAATCCGTCGGGCGCCGCGTACACGGAAAGCGAGCTCAGGGCGCTGGCCGATGTGCTGTTGAAGCATCCTCATGTCTGGGTACTGACCGATGACATGTACGAGCACCTGATATATGGCGACTTCGTCTTCAAGACCATCGCCGAGGTCGAGCCGAAGCTCTACGAGCGCACGCTGACCATGAACGGCGTGTCGAAGGCCTATGCCATGACCGGCTGGCGCATCGGCTATGCGGCCGGTCCCCTGGCGCTGATCAAGGCGATGGACATGATCCAGGGCCAGCAGACCTCCGGCGCCTGCACCATCGCGCAGTGGGCGTCGGTTGAGGCACTGAACGGCCCGCAGGATTTCATCGCCAAAAACAAGGCCATCTTCCAGGGCCGCCGCGACCTCGTCGTGTCGATGCTCAACCAGGCGCGCGGTATCACCTGTCCGTCGCCCGAAGGCGCCTTCTACGTCTATCCATCTTGCGCGCAACTGATCGGCAAGAAGACGAAAGCCGGCACGCTGATCGACACCGACGAGACCTTCTGCTCGGAACTGCTCGAGGCCGAGGGCGTCGCGGTCGTGTTCGGTTCGGCCTTCGGCCTCGGGCCGAACTTCCGCATCTCCTACGCCACTTCGGAGGCTTTGCTCGAAGAGGCCTGCACGCGCATCCAGCGTTTCACCGCCTCGCTGACCTGA
- a CDS encoding DUF6644 family protein: MAEFLAGIEQLALARWLKASFIAYPIVNALHIMSIGALLTSVMLMDLRICGAFRSLPYAAFVVLLRRTALGAFACALVTGLLLFSVKANEYAAMPIFLVKMALILLAGINLLAFMRLSRARGGDEPAGGAVAILAVLSLMLWTSVLFAGRFIGFL; this comes from the coding sequence ATGGCCGAGTTCCTCGCCGGCATCGAGCAGCTTGCGTTGGCGCGGTGGCTGAAGGCCTCCTTCATTGCCTATCCCATCGTCAACGCGCTTCACATCATGTCGATCGGCGCGCTGCTGACCAGCGTCATGCTCATGGACCTCAGGATCTGCGGCGCCTTCCGCTCGCTGCCATACGCGGCGTTCGTCGTGCTGCTGCGCCGCACGGCATTGGGCGCGTTCGCCTGTGCGCTTGTCACCGGCTTGCTGCTGTTTTCAGTCAAGGCGAACGAGTATGCGGCGATGCCGATTTTCCTCGTCAAGATGGCACTCATCCTGCTTGCCGGCATCAACCTCCTCGCCTTCATGCGCCTAAGCCGCGCAAGGGGCGGTGACGAGCCGGCCGGCGGGGCCGTCGCCATTCTGGCGGTGCTCTCGCTGATGCTTTGGACTTCCGTGCTTTTCGCCGGACGCTTCATCGGTTTCCTCTAG
- a CDS encoding GNAT family N-acetyltransferase: MPEPRPPGPNDIRLRKILDDTLVPPRWPEGFVMRGFETTDALAFHTLLTTVFDDGSDGPFDEWWPRIANDAEFDPALCFLVIDRKGLLAAAALCWTRAFVKDLAVHPEARGQGIAEALMWHTFAVFRARGSAHVDLKTNTVENAAAVRLYERLGMTPVAWEG; this comes from the coding sequence ATGCCTGAGCCACGTCCGCCGGGGCCAAACGACATCCGGCTGCGCAAGATCCTCGACGACACTCTTGTCCCGCCGCGCTGGCCCGAAGGCTTTGTCATGCGCGGCTTCGAGACTACCGATGCGCTCGCTTTCCACACGCTGCTGACCACCGTGTTCGACGACGGCTCCGACGGGCCGTTCGACGAATGGTGGCCGCGCATTGCCAATGACGCCGAATTCGACCCGGCTTTGTGTTTCCTGGTCATCGACCGCAAGGGGCTGCTGGCAGCGGCGGCGCTGTGCTGGACGAGGGCCTTCGTCAAGGATCTTGCCGTCCATCCGGAGGCGCGCGGCCAGGGCATCGCCGAAGCGCTGATGTGGCACACCTTCGCTGTCTTTCGCGCGCGTGGTTCCGCGCATGTCGACCTGAAGACCAACACGGTCGAGAACGCCGCCGCCGTCCGGCTCTACGAGCGTCTCGGCATGACGCCGGTTGCCTGGGAAGGGTAG
- a CDS encoding methylated-DNA--[protein]-cysteine S-methyltransferase — METIATTGHAVFETALGFMGIAWSEAGLNRLCLPQHNRDAVERRLLRHAGIAEQAAISEPQWVVDLIASIKAYAAGEDIDFSGVPVDLAGVDDFRLAIYDAARKLSYGETTTYGELAKRAGHAGLPRETGAALGANPVPLVIPCHRILAAGGKIGGFSAPGGSATKEKMLAMEGVRVGPPPPAQVSFGF; from the coding sequence ATGGAAACCATCGCCACCACCGGCCATGCGGTGTTCGAAACCGCGCTTGGCTTCATGGGCATCGCCTGGAGCGAGGCCGGCCTCAACCGGCTCTGCCTGCCGCAGCACAATCGCGACGCGGTGGAGCGCCGGCTGCTGCGCCATGCCGGCATTGCCGAGCAGGCCGCGATTTCAGAGCCGCAGTGGGTTGTCGATCTGATCGCCTCGATCAAGGCCTATGCCGCCGGCGAAGACATCGATTTCTCCGGCGTGCCGGTCGATCTGGCCGGCGTCGACGATTTCCGCCTCGCCATATATGACGCCGCGCGCAAGCTCAGCTATGGCGAAACCACCACCTATGGCGAACTGGCCAAGCGTGCCGGCCATGCCGGCCTGCCTCGCGAAACCGGCGCGGCGCTGGGCGCCAATCCGGTGCCGCTGGTTATCCCTTGCCACCGCATCCTTGCCGCCGGCGGCAAGATCGGCGGCTTTTCCGCGCCGGGCGGCTCGGCCACCAAGGAAAAGATGCTGGCCATGGAAGGCGTGCGCGTCGGCCCGCCGCCGCCGGCACAAGTGTCGTTCGGGTTCTGA